From Oenanthe melanoleuca isolate GR-GAL-2019-014 chromosome 4, OMel1.0, whole genome shotgun sequence:
GACCGAGCAGCCTTAGAGGAGCTATTCCACCCAAAAGTCATGTGACCTGCTAGACACTTCAACAGTACAGTTAAACTTAGCCAAATTCATGTAATCACAAGAGAAGAAGCATCTATTCTTGTTTCAGGAGGCAGATCCAAGTTAACTCTGTCTGCCACACTCTCTTCCCTTCTAGCTGCCTTGATGTTGCAGGAAGTCCCCTGTCAAGACTCAAGTCAGATCTTTAGTGTTCAGGTCTGctctttcctgctttctttccccTGGTAGCTGTGCTCACTTCCAGACATCTTTAAATTATGTTTCCATGAACCTGTCCATTGCTGCAAAGGATGTCTGAATCAAGAACAACAAAAGATGCTTTTACTTTTTGAATGCCTGATACTCATTGGAAGTGTCTGCACGTGTTCTCTCGTTTTAGGTCTTCCACCTGATGCTTGCAGCATGACTTGCAGTTTCCAAAAACACTGAAGTCCCATCAGCCATGTGCTAAGTTAATACACTTTTTTGTATCTGGAGATCAGGTAAGGAGTCAGTAGACTTCCTTTTTTCCTAGGCTCAGTTTTGGTGGCATGTTAGCTCTGGGAGTGTTCCATGAGCATGTACATCCCCACCCTTCTGTGTTCATAGGCCAGATAAGCTTAAGCTGggtctgtgcagcagctggttACTCTGCATTTAAACATCTAAGTGAAATGACTACATCTCCAGTATTTTGCCTTACTGTGTTTTGTCACCATTCAGAACCACCTCACTCAAGCTTACGCTAACCACAGTGTGAGAGCTGCCTGTTTTTTgtactgctttttttctgaattattctcTTGACATGTTTGATCTATCATTGCTTGACTATACTCCATTATATGCTGTCATACTCTTTCCAGCACTTGAAAACATAAGTATAGGGTAAAGTAGGCTACACAGTGGAGTTATGGCAATTTGGGAACCTGATGAAATTGCACACCATTGAAGTAAGCACAAATATACCAACTTTGTTGCCCGCCTCAGAACTACCAGCCATACTTGCTGAATCTACCTGGTTCTGTATGGCCTGAGTGTATCTTGTACAGCACTGTTTTGCTGGTAAATCACTCAGCAAAATTTTTACAAGAGCTTCCTTGCTTTGAAATTCTCTGTACTAAACTAAATGTTCTTACCCCCAGTACAAGAGCTCCAAAAGAGTGGAGATTTTGACTGCCCATGTGCTGTTGTCTCCCTGAGCCATTGATATTTTCCTAAGGCTAGAGTGTTGAAAAGGCCTTAGTGAAAAAATTGACAGCTTCACCAGCATTAGATGGTTTTCCTCCATTGTGCCTGGGACAATGGTAACTTCCTAATAATCTCCTATGTGTATAGGGAAGAGAGGTTTGAAAAGCAATAAATTGTGAGGTGAGATCAAAGAACACATTTTATCTGTAATTATGAGTATGGTGTAGGGAGAGATAAAATACCTGACAGTATTGCTGTGCTGGAATAGTGATCTGCAAAGGTTGTTAATTATTATGCTTCTTACCATCAATGTGATCTATGTTCTAAAGCAGCAGAATTGCAACAAAGTGAAAATCCTCTTCAGAATAACTTAATGTAACTTCAGATGGCTGTGCTTCTCATCAAATGATCTTATCCTGACATAGCACGCTGGACAGCATGGAACAGAAATTTACTCTTCCCACATCAAGAGGAAAGGGAGGATCAAGGTTTAACTGTGAAATGGGAATGAAAGGCTTTAGAGCCTTTCAGCTCCAAAGGATCTTGGTTCTGGTCTCAGTTTGTGTCCCAGCTccaagaataaaaattaatttctatttggCAACTGCTGAAAGAATTCAGAGGACAGAAGTAGGGAGCAAGGACCTCAACCTCTTTGTTCCCCAGCATATCTCCCAGCCAGCCTCTTCCACAGCAAATCTGTGGGTAGTCTCAAATTTAGGGTAGAAACCAGCACAAGCTCCCTCCCTCACCAAGGTCCTGATGGGCAGGCAGTTAACCCATTGCTGCAGGTTATAATTTCAAACACTTCCATTGAAGAATTAAAGCCCAACTTGGTAATTTTCTGGGTTAGTCTGCAGTTACCCACTCTTCACTTAAAGAGGGGACTGCACAACTGCTTAAAAATGACAGGTGATCTCACCTGTCCTATGTATAGCTGGATCAGTTCTGCAGAATATTCATGAATGCCAATGTAGTTGAAGCAATAGCACTTTTTGTCATATCCAGAGCTGGTACTGAGAAAGTCCCCTCCAGGAAACTGATGCTCAGGTCCTTTGGAAAGCAGTACACAGATTCACAAACAGCAGGAAGAGGACACACATCTTAAAGCTGTATCTGAAACATTAACtgtgacttttaaaaagaatttgttgacttgttgtatttttaaaatacaaaatattttatttttttcccttagaaattaaatatattactATCTCACATAATCAAATTCCCTTTTAAAAGGAATACTGTACATGGCTCTGTAGGAAACATGTTGCTCTTTCTACTTTAAAAACTAATATTCCCGAGCCAGTAATCTGTCGGTCAGGATATCGGCTTTTGGGATATATCCTTGCGGATTTTCAGGGGCAGCCAGGAATAAATTGTAACTGAGTTTTAAATAGGATGGTGTGGCGCTGCTGCCCATTTGCGGCACATCTGTGTGTTTCAATCGGTTTGCTGGCGGTCAGCAGCCACAAGCGGCAGCCCAGCTGTGAGGTTCGGAGCCATGCCCAccctcagcagctctgaacCCTTCCCCGCGGGAGGGTTCGGTGCGATGGAGGATGTGCGGCTGCCGCTGCCGGGGATGCTcatcccggccccgccgctcccctTCCCTCGCCGCGCTTTCGCTTTCACTTCTGCCGCCCCTGGGCAGCGCTTCCCCGCGGGGTTCGTGCGCTGAGCAGCTCGTGCTGAGGTGGGATGCTTCCAGACACAGGGAGACAAAGCCCGCAGAGGTGAGTCGGCAAAATTCTTCACTTCATAGAAATAAATGTGAATATCGAGGTGCAAAGTGTTGCTCAGGTGTTTGGGTGATTTCCTTGATCCTGGATTTCTCTTAGCTTGCAAGTTAGCCAAGTCAGTGCTAGTTTTTAAAGTTCTTGCTCATAATGTTAgaattgtatttctttcttttgcccaTCTGAAACGCTGTACCTGAAGTTTGATAATGGATGTGCTTTCTTCACTGGACCCCCACACAAAGCTAAAACACCTAAAGCTGATTCCAGATCTGTTGCAAtgaaaaaaccaggaaaaggcAGCCCATTGGGCCTCGCTGGAAGCCAGCCAAAGAGCCTGTTTCGTGATTGTGCAGTACATTTATTCTGCCTTTCAAACTTAAAGGTGAGCTGGCAACAAttgctgcagagccctgcagctgtCTGATCACCCTAACACAAACCCTGAGAATGATGCAGACCAGGATGCAAGCTTCTGTCACAGAAAAGCTTCCCTTTCGTTTTCCTTAGTGTTTCCAGCTGTTGGGGTGCAGAGGAAAGAGGTGGGACAAGTGGTCCTTTATTTTTGTCAGCTACAGGCACGTGGGTGCTGTGTTTGGCAGCAGCTGTAGGGCAGGTTGTCTACAGGACCAAGGGTTTGCTGTCCCCTCTTCTTCCCCATTAACCAGTGGCAGAGGAATGGAGAGCTATGAAAGCTGCAGGATGTGGGTCAGCCTGACATGCAGTACCCAACAGGGAATTGTTTTTTCATTAAGGTTTATTTTAAACCACCTTTGGTTGTCCTTTGTGTGTGCCTTTACAACATTTTATGTCCCTCTATCCCTTGCttgtgtccccatcccactggaTTATACAAATGTATCTCCTTAGATGGCCAGGTTGCTTCCAAAAGGGCAGCCATGAGGTTCCCCTCTGGCCACTATAATGTGACTTTTTGTCACTGAAGCAGTCCTAATGCATGCCCTCTGAAAAGGCAGGTCAGCTACGGAGACAAACTCTGCTGGGGTCTgacctgcagagctcctgtttGGCTGCAGGTTGCAGTGTCAATTCCTGAGAGTGTTTTGTTATGCTAGTGGAAATTTGTCTCTTGTAAAACATCAGTTAAAGAtgaacttttcttttcttctacaaaTATGCTGGTTTAATTTCTCTTCTCATTTCTTGTTTCATTGTTTGCTAAAGTCCAGTGATCCAATGTGCTCAAAGCTCAATAATATTAATTAAGCACAGGTTCCTagcaaaggaaaatgggagCTGTAGAAGTCAGAAAGCTCATACTTCCCATGAGCTAGTATTTTGAGAAGCTCTTCTAGCTTCCTGTTGAGTCTAGGCAGGTTTATTCCCATCTATAGCCTGTTCTGTACTGGGGCAATAACAGCCTTCTCTGCCTGGGAGCCCATCCTGCTGAGACTGAACTCATTGGGAGATTGAGGTTGGTAGGTCAGTTCCAAGTTTGTTGACAGAAGGCCATACAGATATGTGTGTATCAAGGCTGTGGAGACATTTTAAGCAACAGGGTTGAAAGTATAagctttctattttttaaaaaaagaaaaaattgaaggCAGGAACCTAAGCTTACTCTCCTCTGCTAAAGCATGAAAAAACCACTCTGGGATGCACTTGTCTACTAAAGATTAATTCTGTAGAGAATAATATGGAAGATACAAAGGACTCTTCTTTTGATTAGAAGAAATGCCATTTAATTAGACAAGCTCTATGACTCAGAAGGCTAGTCAAACCCTTCTGAGCTCTTACAGCTCTGTTCTGGTCAGAATTTAtatggaattaattttcttccttgtgcaATAAAGTTTCATTACAAGATCACTAGGTGAATTTAAATCAAATAGATACTAAAttgaaaatgaacaaaatatgaaaaagcCTAATATTCATTAGAAATGCAATGACAAAACTGGTAGAGCCATTGAAAATTAGAGTTTAAATGTTGATATCCTAATCTAAATGACCAAAATATCCTGAGTGGAGTATATAAATTCTTAAATGTGTACATTTTCCTGAAAGTATTTGGATAAATATATTGGAACTATGGGCAGTGTCTCTTCTACACCTTGACTCTgttccatttctttctctggTTAGGTTGGTACTGGTTTATTTTATGTGTTCTTACTTTCTTATATATGTTTCTACAGCCTGatattctttctttctgtataAGATAGAGTGACAGTTAGAATTTTGTGTGATtggcttttaaaatagaaactgTCAAGAAcagtaaaagaaagaagtgGTATATTATGCATTTTTACTGCACataacaataaatattttatatgtaattAAGCTCAGAGATCAATTACTAACATTGAGAGGTTTATGTACAATTTGTcatatttattgtattttattaatgttaAAGCAATGcaaaattaatcagaaaagagaaagtgatgggaaattttcatttataataGGTAAAGTTGGTAGCTTTTTGAACATATCTATTTTTATGTAAGACAATATTGCTTTTCAATAAAAGTCTTTATTTAGAGAGATTATTAGACATAACTCATCTGAATaaatgaatgcagaaaaaaattcatggATTAAAAACACCAACTGTTTGTTCACTATGAAATCACATACTTTTTTAAGCCTTGCTTGCCTTCAGTTGAAGATGCAAGTCATGTCAAAATGATTGTAATTTGCAGTGTTTGTTTTGCCTTTACAGATAGAATGATGCCAAACGCTATTCTTTGGTGGAGCAGCTTGTATGTCAGACTGATGTTTGTGTTCTGGCCATGTGCATCAGCTGGAAAGCAATGTCATATCCAAAATGAAATGGCTGACTGCAGTCACCTAAAGCTGACTCAAATTCCCTCTGATCTCCCAAACAATATAACGAGTTTGGACATTTCTCATAACCAGCTAAGACAGCTAGGCCCTGCAAATCTGACCAAGTACAGCCAGCTGGTTTACTTGAATGCAGGCTACAACAGCATCTCTAAACTGCAACCAGAACTGTGCCAAAATGTGCCCCTTTTGCAGATTCTGAAGTTAGAACATAATGAATTGTATAAGCTCCCTGACAAAGTCTTTTCTTCCTGCACCAACCTGACTGAGCTCAATCTGGGATTCAACAgactaaatataaaaaatgatCCTTTCAAAACCCTGAAGGTAAGAGTTAGAAATACGCCTTTTCATGTAAATAAAGTATAAATGGGGAATTTACTGTATTTTCCAGTGTGTATACAAAACTGCTGCCTTTGTATCTCAAAATACCCAACATATAATCTTTCACTGATTTTTGCTGAAGAAGAGGCCTTGTGGCTCCTTCTGTTATGGCACGTTGGAGTCTCAGTCATCTTTGTGAGTCAATGGTCTCCATTCCTTTTCCTGTGTTGCATCCCTTTGAAGCACCTCTCCATGCAGGATATGTGCTGAGCCAATAGCAGCAGCAGATTATGAGAATAGCAGCAAAGTGGATGGTGTGGAATCTGAGCTGCCTGGTAGcttaaatttcagaattttagctggtagccTAAATTCTCAAGGTTGAGGTTTAACTATTCAAACCAGGAAGGCCAGTGCTTAGGCTGAAGGTAGTATCTCTCAGGACTCCAAGAACTTCGAAagagtaaaaatgtttttattgtaCCTTTGCTTTCTCTGGTAGTTTACATGTGGTTAAATATTCTTGTCTGTAGCAGAGATTGGGGGACCACCATCAGAAAGCAGGAAGGGAATATTTCACTGTCTTTGCACCAGGAAGGAATCATGTAAAAGGAAAAGGCTAAggacaaaaaaaagtaaagaccATTTGTAGGTACTAATTATCACTCAGTGTTCTTATGAGTGTGCATGTGGTTTTGACTAGGTCTGAACTTTTCTGTTGAACTATTCCAGTTCAGTTACATAAAGTATTGTAAATAAAGCTTGTATTGTAGGACTGCTAACACAACTTAATTCAAGTGAGTTCAGCCAGCTTCCATGCTGGGAACTTCACCTTCCTTATTCCATTTATGGGGCTGGACCATGCTGAAAAGATGTTTAATACTGCAGTAGTTGTAACTGCAGCCAGCGGTTGGCTTTTGCATTTATCACTTTATCTGAGGCAGGAGGGTCTCCAGCAAATTAAGGAACTTTAACTAAATCTACTTTGGTTTGCAGTAGATACTTTAGCAGGTCAATACCATTAATACCAGGAAAGTTACTGGTGTGAAAGGTACAGAATGCTTCTGCCAGCAGGAGCTTGAAAGCTGCCATTTCTCCattacaaatttattttaagtgtaGTATTACAACTAGTTTCTAACCAATTATACTCTAATGGactatttctaattttttttttgtgtattacataaaataaaaatgaaaaaaaaattatactttttcTTGCATCTTCTCTCCAGAACTTGAATATTTTGGACCTATCTCATAATTCTTTGAAGTCAGCCAATTTAGGATTGGAGCAACAGTTGGAGAAACTCCAGGAGCTCATGTTGGGTCGTAACCAAATTACGGAGTTGAAAAAAGAAGACTTCAGTTTTCTAAGCAATACCTCATTGAATAGTCTTGATTTGTCATCAAATCCACTAAAAGAGGTAGGAAGCACTTCAACAGAAATTTAACAGGTTTAAGTATAATATGGAACTATCCTGATTTACCCTTTATGGTTGTATGGCATTTACAGTACAATTTTGACCCACTGAAGTCCAAAACACATTCTATTTTATACACCATCACTCCTGACCTCCAGCAGTGATTTATAGAATTCTTATTTTGCCACTGAaatcagcacaggctggcttCATACAGGCTGGTTCCATGTAGATCAGAGGTCTTAAGCAAGACCTAAATCAAGATGCTCTAAGAATCCTtaccaaatattttctgtgcagaaCTTTATTTGCATGTGCTGAAGGTGAAGGGCTGGCACATTTTCTAAGTTGGTAAAAAGTGTGGTACTATGCAATTCTGGTTATACAATCTAGGTTTCACTTCCCAGTTAATAAAGGAGAGCTTTCACTTGTGGCTATGGGAACCCCAGAGAAATAATTATTCCAGAAACATATActcactgctttaaaaaaaaaccgCATAGGTGCTTTGTCTTCCATCTACCTCACTGTGCCCTCTGATCTGCTCCTCAGAGTTAGGATTCTTTGAAGAGTGACAGTAAGTGTGGCTATTCTAAACTGGCTGACCCTCAGCATACAAATATTGAATATGCATTGAATTTCCTTGgttaatttggttttgtttgcttcttttgaTTTGTTTCCCAGTTGATTGATCTCTAAAAAATATGTACATTGAATCTACAAGAATATTTTAAGGTGGTATAAGTTTGTATCAGTGCTATGAGTGAATCCCATCATCCTCTTTTGCTTGGACGCTTCATCCCTCTCTCTTTCTGATACCAGCTTTTATGAGACCATGTGCTGGATCCCTGGGGAAACTATACTGTTTTGGCTTGGTTAGCCTGTAGTCACACTGGTTCCCTACCTGGTGCACTGTGTGACTGCATGTAGGGCTATTCTGGCACAAAGGTACAGGGTGTGGATGAGTAAATGGCATTACTCCTTTCTCATGCATTGCTGCTTTGTGCCACTTTCAGCTGCTCTGGTTTTACAGTACTGCTATCTAGAAAGTGGCCTTATGTATTTGAATCATTCTGACAAATGGAGTATTTAATCTCTCAACAATATCTTTATCAAGATGAGGGGCCAGGCCTATGATAAAAGCTTGTGATCCATATTGTGAAAGCAAGTGTGTAGTACTAGATTTCATAGTAGCTTCTGCTTGCACAGAGAAACTGGGTTTCTTCTTGTTTATCTGCAGACCTAAGAACTACTAAATTAGTATATCTAGCAGATACCAATAACAGAAAGCTGaagaaagatattaaaaattttaagatACTTCTAGAGAAGGAGTTTTGGTCATTGGATACAAATTTGCATCTCACTATGCGGCTTTCtatctttttctaaaataatacTGCTCAGATTCATGATAATCATGTTATAGATGATAGAACTATTGTCACAAGAAGTGTAAACTCCAAAAAACTGTTTGTCTGAACTTGGCTGTGAAGCAATCTGGGTGTAGAAGTTCTATTCTGCTTGAAAATCTcatttgaaaatgtttccaAGCTTTCATTTTATTGGTCAACTTTCTTACACAATCCTCTTGTTCAGgtcaagacttttttttttcttgtcctttcaGTTTCATACGGGATGTTTCCATTCAATTGGAAATCTGTTTGGCCTCATACTGAACAATGTTGAACTTTATGAAAACCGCACAAAGAAACTTTGTATGGAATTATCAAACACAGCAATTCGAAACCTCTCACTGAGTCATGTGAAACTTTCCTACATTGGCAACTCAACTTTCCAGGGACTGCAAGGAACAAATCTTACAATTTTAAACCTTTCCCAAAATTCTCTCTCTGCCTTAGAAAATGACTCATTTCAGTGGCTTTCAAGTTTACAATATTTAAACCTGAAGCTTAATAATATTCACATATCATCACGTTTATTTTATGGATTATCCAGCCTTAAATATTTGAATCTCATAAACTCAATTACTGGGAAaattgaagatttttcttttcattggcTATACCACCTAGAGTACCTTATAATGGATAATAACAATTTTCCAGGAATTACTGCTAATACGTTCACAGGTCTGAACAACCTGAAATATCTGAGTCTCTGCAACTGCAACATAAACTTACAAAGAATAactaataaaacattttcatcacTTGCTAATTCTAGTTTACAGGTTCTCAACCTCACTAAAACCAGAATCTCTACAATAGAAAATGGGGCATTTTCCTCCCTGGGACACCTGAGAATTCTTGATCTTGGTCTCAATGAAATTAGTCAACAGCTTACGGGTCATGAGTTTAAAGGTCTCAATAATATAGAAGATATTTATCTTTCCTATAACAAAAACTTGACTTTGCAAAGTGAATCATTCATTTTTGTCCCAAGCCTTCGAAAACTGATGCTGAGTAAGGTAGGCTGCAGTAATCTGGCACTTTCTCCTTCACCTTTTCATCCTCTACGAAACCTGACTATCCTGGACATAAGCAACAACAACATAGCAAACATAAAAGAAGATTTGTTCGATGGACTTGACAAACTTGACATCCTGGATTTGCAGCACAATAATTTAGCCCGACTTTGGAAACATGCAAATCCAGGTGGtcctgttctttttttaaaaggtctTCCCAATTTGcaaattcttaatttaaaatcaaatggGCTTGATGAAATTCCAGTTCAGGTTTTCAAGGACCTATTTCAATTAAAACACTTGGATTTAGGATCGAATAATTTGAATTTGCTTCCAGCAACTCTGTTTGATGACCAGGCCTCCCTGAGTTCATTGAACCTTCAAAAAAATCTGATAACCTCAGTTGAAGAAAAAGTATTTGGCCCACCTTTCAGGAGCTTGAAAATACTAGAGATGGATTCCAATCCCTTTGATTGTACCTGTGAAAGCATTGCTTGGTTTGCTGATTGGCTTAATAAGACCCAAGTAGAGATACCTGGACTGAGGTCCCAGTACATTTGCAACACCCCACCTAAATATCATGGCAGTCTGGTTTTGTATTTTGATACTTTAGCCTGCAAAGACAGTGCTCCATTTCAACTTCTTTTTGTGATCTCTTCCACTTTTGTGATACTACTCATTTTTATTGTCCTTACCATCCATTTTGAAGGGTGGAGAATAGCTTTCTACTGGAATATTCTAGTCAATCGAATGCTTGGTTTTAAAGAATTTGAGAGACAACAGGAACAGTATGATTATGATGCTTACATTATTCATGCAAAAGAGGACCAGAATTGGGTGTCCAAAAATTTCATgtccctggaaaaaaataaccacTTTGAAATCAAGTTTTGTTTAGAAGAACGGGATTTTGAAGCAGGTGTATCTGAATTTGAAGCCACAATTGACAGCATAAGAAGGAGCAGGAAGACTATTTTTGTTGTGACTGAACACCTGTTACAGGATCCGTGGTGCAAAAAGTGAGTAGGATATAAATTTTATCTGTAAGGGGGAAAATGGATGTTTTAGCAGGATCATTTTTAATtgtaatttaagaaaaatcgaatttaattaaaaatctaCAAAATCTACTTCAATATATTTACCTAATATATTGATACTTCAGAATAATTCCTAAGTTAATGAAGTTAATTGTTTCATACATACGATATTGTACATTGGAATATCTAAGTCAATGTTTAGGCATTttcttgggtgttttttgtggtttgtttgagctgtttgtttggattttttgtttatttgttttgtgtgttaggggtttttttgtttggttagtttgttggttttcttcttggttttggttttgtttttttggggtggggtcttctcttctgtttcttttgtttctagAAGTCAGGCTGCCACCTTTGCAGATTGCTTTCCTTAAAATTACACATTTGAAGAAGAGCAACAATTAGCAACACCATTAGTATCAAAAGATGATTTTTGTTTGCCTTTAAATTAGTCATTTCACCATTCTTGTATAGTGGTCTCATAAAGAAAGGGATTTTGCTACACAAGGCTATATCAGGACAGTAGACTTAGGTTATATTTTTagagcaatatttttttttttttttagttagagGCAactaatttaagaaaaataataaccaTTGTATGTCACAAAATAGACATTAAGACCCCTGTCAAGAACTGTTTGTCTTCTT
This genomic window contains:
- the TLR3 gene encoding toll-like receptor 3 gives rise to the protein MMPNAILWWSSLYVRLMFVFWPCASAGKQCHIQNEMADCSHLKLTQIPSDLPNNITSLDISHNQLRQLGPANLTKYSQLVYLNAGYNSISKLQPELCQNVPLLQILKLEHNELYKLPDKVFSSCTNLTELNLGFNRLNIKNDPFKTLKNLNILDLSHNSLKSANLGLEQQLEKLQELMLGRNQITELKKEDFSFLSNTSLNSLDLSSNPLKEFHTGCFHSIGNLFGLILNNVELYENRTKKLCMELSNTAIRNLSLSHVKLSYIGNSTFQGLQGTNLTILNLSQNSLSALENDSFQWLSSLQYLNLKLNNIHISSRLFYGLSSLKYLNLINSITGKIEDFSFHWLYHLEYLIMDNNNFPGITANTFTGLNNLKYLSLCNCNINLQRITNKTFSSLANSSLQVLNLTKTRISTIENGAFSSLGHLRILDLGLNEISQQLTGHEFKGLNNIEDIYLSYNKNLTLQSESFIFVPSLRKLMLSKVGCSNLALSPSPFHPLRNLTILDISNNNIANIKEDLFDGLDKLDILDLQHNNLARLWKHANPGGPVLFLKGLPNLQILNLKSNGLDEIPVQVFKDLFQLKHLDLGSNNLNLLPATLFDDQASLSSLNLQKNLITSVEEKVFGPPFRSLKILEMDSNPFDCTCESIAWFADWLNKTQVEIPGLRSQYICNTPPKYHGSLVLYFDTLACKDSAPFQLLFVISSTFVILLIFIVLTIHFEGWRIAFYWNILVNRMLGFKEFERQQEQYDYDAYIIHAKEDQNWVSKNFMSLEKNNHFEIKFCLEERDFEAGVSEFEATIDSIRRSRKTIFVVTEHLLQDPWCKNFKVYQALQQAIEQSRDSIILIFLDDIQDYKLYHALQLRRGMFRSRCILNWPAQRERVSAFHQQLVMALKSKSKVH